A window of the Lagopus muta isolate bLagMut1 chromosome 1, bLagMut1 primary, whole genome shotgun sequence genome harbors these coding sequences:
- the LOC125688137 gene encoding potassium voltage-gated channel subfamily A member 1 isoform X1 gives MTVMAGENMDETSVLPGHPQDSYQPAAHDDHECCERVVINIAGLRFETQLKTLAQFPNTLLGNPKKRMRYFDPLRNEYFFDRNRPSFDAILYYYQSGGRLRRPVNVPLDMFSEEIKFYELGEEAMEKFREDEGFIKDEERPLPEGEYQRQVWLLFEYPESSGPARVIAIVSVMVILISIVIFCLETLPELKEDKEYTVHRTDNTTQVYKSNIFTDPFFVVETLCIIWFSFELVVRFFACPSKTEFFKNIMNFIDIVAIIPYFITLGTEMAEREGTQKGEQATSLAILRVIRLVRVFRIFKLSRHSKGLQILGQTLKASMRELGLLIFFLFIGVILFSSAVYFAEAEEPESHFTSIPDAFWWAVVSMTTVGYGDMYPVTIGGKIVGSLCAIAGVLTIALPVPVIVSNFNYFYHRETEGEEQAQLLHVSSPNLASDSDLSRRSSSTISKSEYMEIEEDMNNSIDNFREANLRTGNCTVANQNCVNKSKLLTDV, from the coding sequence ATGACTGTGATGGCTGGAGAGAACATGGATGAGACTTCTGTGCTACCTGGTCACCCCCAGGATAGCTACCAGCCTGCTGCCCATGATGACCATGAATGCTGTGAGCGTGTAGTGATAAACATTGCTGGACTACGCTTTGAGACACAGCTAAAGACCTTAGCCCAGTTCCCCAACACACTGCTGGGCAACCCCAAGAAGCGCATGCGGTACTTCGACCCTTTGCGCAATGAGTACTTCTTTGATCGAAACAGGCCCAGCTTTGATGCCATCCTCTACTACTACCAGTCTGGGGGACGGCTTCGCCGGCCGGTCAATGTTCCCTTGGACATGTTCtctgaggaaataaaattttatgagCTGGGTGAGGAAGCCATGGAGAAGTTCCGGGAAGATGAAGGGTTCATCAAAGATGAGGAGAGACCCTTGCCGGAGGGAGAGTACCAGCGTCAAGTATGGCTCCTCTTTGAGTACCCAGAAAGCTCTGGGCCTGCAAGGGTCATTGCAATAGTCTCTGTCATGGTGATCCTCATCTCCATTGTGATCTTCTGCCTAGAGACATTACCTGAGCTGAAGGAGGACAAGGAGTATACAGTGCATCGTACTGACAACACCACTCAGGTCTACAAATCCAATATCTTCACAGATCCCTTCTTTGTTGTAGAGACCCTATGCATCATCTGGTTCTCCTTTGAGCTGGTGGTGCGTTTCTTTGCTTGCCCCAGCAAGACTGAATTCTTCAAGAATATAATGAACTTCATTGACATTGTGGCCATCATCCCTTACTTCATCACCTTGGGCACTGAGATGGCTGAGCGGGAGGGGACTCAGAAGGGAGAGCAGGCCACCTCCTTGGCCATTCTGAGAGTCATCAGACTGGTAAGAGTCTTTCGAATCTTCAAACTCTCCCGGCACTCTAAGGGCCTCCAGATTCTGGGACAGACCCTCAAAGCAAGTATGAGAGAGCTAGGTTTACTaatcttcttcctcttcattgGGGTGATTTTGTTCTCTAGTGCGGTGTATTTTGCAGAGGCTGAAGAACCTGAGTCTCATTTCACAAGTATCCCCGATGCTTTCTGGTGGGCGGTGGTATCCATGACCACTGTGGGCTATGGTGACATGTACCCTGTGACAATTGGAGGCAAAATCGTAGGCTCCTTGTGTGCCATCGCTGGTGTGCTGACAATTGCCCTGCCTGTACCTGTCATCGTGTCCAACTTCAACTACTTCTACCACCGAGAAACAGAAGGGGAAGAACAGGCTCAGTTACTTCATGTTAGCTCCCCAAATTTAGCATCTGACAGTGATCTCAGTCGCCGCAGCTCTTCCACTATCAGCAAATCTGAGTATATGGAAATCGAAGAGGATATGAATAATAGCATAGACAATTTTAGGGAGGCTAATCTCAGAACTGGCAACTGCACTGTAGCCAACCAAAACTGTGTTAATAAAAGCAAGCTGCTGACTGATGTATAA